The following proteins come from a genomic window of Geomonas sp. RF6:
- a CDS encoding glycosyltransferase family 61 protein, with translation MAKRRRKLVRLVSRALLGPIVGKMPKSSIESLEKLSYLPKIERHIQDIIPVADAQIVRHEIDAPFPPFLRTEAAFGKRNLYVLNDAVVSPHSGMVWIEKRIVEESVGSLRRIMDWGDILHEPLLPVRKLHVREPVVVCHPASYYHWLLEVLPNLLFAISRFPDVKIVVPEKVPGYIAEGLATALGANASDRFITCPSPVRVATLVMPQYHTVPEFTHPDVMDLLKSEVKSKVMGEGGTNVARHPDVGENLYVSRRRSRRRRLAGEDLLEGKLRDLGFTVLHCEELSFAEQVHAFHRAKTVVATHGAGLSNLVWSEAPCRVVEIFPKNYILDCFSWLSFSLGFDYRYVICSTGHKLDQQAIAAVLQQI, from the coding sequence ATGGCCAAGAGAAGGAGAAAGCTGGTGCGCCTCGTCTCTCGCGCGCTGCTGGGGCCGATTGTGGGGAAGATGCCGAAATCGAGCATCGAGTCGCTGGAGAAGCTCTCCTACCTGCCGAAGATCGAGAGGCACATACAGGACATCATTCCGGTGGCGGATGCCCAGATTGTCAGGCACGAGATCGACGCACCCTTTCCACCCTTCCTGCGAACGGAGGCGGCTTTCGGAAAGCGTAACCTGTATGTGCTGAACGATGCCGTCGTATCACCGCACTCGGGAATGGTGTGGATCGAGAAGAGGATAGTGGAGGAGAGCGTCGGTTCCCTGCGCCGCATCATGGACTGGGGGGACATCCTGCATGAGCCGCTCCTGCCGGTGAGAAAGCTGCACGTGCGGGAACCGGTCGTCGTTTGCCATCCCGCCAGCTACTACCACTGGCTCCTGGAGGTTCTGCCGAACCTTCTCTTTGCCATCTCCAGATTTCCGGACGTAAAGATCGTGGTGCCGGAAAAGGTTCCGGGCTATATTGCGGAGGGCTTGGCTACCGCCCTTGGGGCCAATGCAAGTGATCGCTTTATTACCTGTCCAAGCCCCGTGAGGGTGGCGACACTCGTGATGCCGCAGTATCACACGGTGCCGGAATTCACCCATCCCGACGTGATGGATCTCCTGAAGTCGGAGGTGAAGTCGAAGGTAATGGGGGAGGGGGGTACAAACGTTGCGCGGCACCCCGACGTCGGGGAGAACCTCTATGTATCGCGGCGAAGAAGCAGAAGGCGGCGCCTGGCTGGCGAGGACCTTCTCGAGGGGAAGCTGCGCGACCTCGGCTTTACCGTGTTGCACTGCGAGGAGCTCTCCTTCGCCGAGCAGGTACACGCTTTTCACCGCGCGAAAACTGTGGTCGCGACGCACGGCGCGGGGTTGAGCAATCTGGTCTGGTCCGAGGCCCCCTGCAGGGTCGTCGAGATCTTCCCGAAGAACTACATCCTCGACTGCTTCTCCTGGCTTAGCTTCAGCCTCGGTTTCGACTACCGCTACGTCATCTGCAGCACCGGCCACAAACTCGATCAGCAGGCGATTGCCGCAGTACTGCAACAGATCTGA